Proteins encoded within one genomic window of Rhododendron vialii isolate Sample 1 chromosome 1a, ASM3025357v1:
- the LOC131299714 gene encoding putative disease resistance RPP13-like protein 1, with translation MAEVFLGAFVNVLVDRLASGDLWNFARKERIDTQLTKWRSMLEQVQAVVADAEEKQITDRETNLWLSDLEDLSYDMDDVLDEFATEALRRKVMEEPRARTSKVRKLIPNCCTSFNPSTLVSDFRMRPKMDEMNKITARLQDLFNRRMGLGLKNIAAGGSGKAPQRRPTSPLIIEPCLYGRDNDKKAIIELLMTDQSGSNKVGVVPIVGMGGVGKTTLAQMVYNDEMVDEHFEMKAWVCVSEVFDIVGVTKAILEFVTKSPCEFKALAQVQDVLKKELAGKKFLIVLDDVWNKNHGDWSSLKSPFNDGAPGSKVIVTTRNSDVAFTMAGPNKYHSLKELSEDECWSVFAQHAFEGRSMDANQNLVSIGKEIMKKCKGLPLVARTLGGLLRCKLTEDEWKGVLNSKLWELSEEESHILPALRLGYYHLPSHLKKCFAYCSILPKDYEFEEEELVFLWMAEGLIPKQTGGRQMEDLGCEYFHELLSRSFFQSSNSGEQFVMHDLINDLAQFLARKTCFRLEDKLIKENEGDESISKARHSSYSRGYRDGIKKFEAFKKAKNLRTFLPCGPRYEYGSYLTSDVPLHLLPCLKRLRVLSLQRYRIGELSNSIGDLKHVRYLDLSCALVLMLPESIGTLYNLQTLILRDCKNLKKLPANTSDLISLRHLDVTGAHSLQEMPPKIGKLTSLQTFSNFIVGNGNGSMITELGSLIYLRGTLSISGLENVTDAPDARRAILKDKQGLNVLRMEWSNISDNSHNENVESQVLDMLEPHKNLKDLSINGYGGFTFPNWIGNSLFSNIVCLKFQNCEKCTSLPPLGQLPSLAKLYIQEMKAVGNVGLEFYGLGCSNPFPALEILTFKDMPEWKEWTSFGVEEGAQAFARLSELSIKRCPKLSHELPRNLPRLRHLDIEECPALVVAWIPNPQELNEVRNMLHFDSLVSLHLSNISIADSMGSSDVSIADSLGSSEVGDQVVLRNSSHSLLSSLTSLNWVFQGLTGLQELFLCGFEELTTLWEDEVRLQNCLPALRRLTIVVCPQLISLFAGGEERDNLKSLQELFISRCPSLTSFPVLPSTLKELHIHNCDGLVSLPDLTLLNNLEKLYLLSCPSLPCLSSGSGLPPALKELTINRCAELKSLIAEEGIKINCPSLESVKIWGCNRLNTLPDVMQSNNGLKNLSRVGIWNCKNLESLPEGWFPTTNFRYFNIYSCEKLEPLPNHAYNNRLASVEELSVGGFPAGTGLLSRILDEGSSSNFTNLTKLTIYDVDIGKLCGLHRLYSLRELSLENCDWVSFPEDGMLSFPSSLVELRIQSFPNLEKLSLKDFEILVSLERLEIRNCPKLTSISEPRLPPSLLKLFIEWCPKLASFPEQGLPPLLSDLCISGCPELASFPKQGLPPSLSDLVIYKCPNFASFPEQGLPPSLLRLRIIECPILKRQCEKRKGPYWSFIAHIPEVEIDHRFVFDPSS, from the coding sequence ATGGCTGAAGTATTCCTTGGTGCTTTCGTTAACGTGCTAGTTGATAGGTTAGCATCCGGCGATCTGTGGAACTTTGCACGTAAGGAGCGGATTGATACTCAGCTGACGAAATGGAGGAGCATGCTGGAACAAGTTCAGGCGGTGGTTGCGGATGCTGAGGAGAAACAAATCACCGATCGGGAGACTAATTTGTGGCTCTCCGATCTTGAAGACTTGAGTTATGATATGGATGACGTACTGGACGAGTTCGCTACCGAAGCTTTGCGACGGAAGGTGATGGAAGAGCCTCGAGCTAGAACCAGCAAGGTACGTAAACTCATACCTAACTGCTGCACAAGTTTCAATCCAAGCACTCTTGTGTCTGATTTTAGAATGAGGCCCAAGATGGACGAGATGAACAAGATCACTGCAAGGTTGCAAGACCTTTTTAATCGGAGAATGGGGCTTGGCTTGAAGAACATTGCTGCAGGGGGGTCTGGTAAAGCTCCTCAAAGACGACCCACTTCGCCTTTGATAATTGAGCCTTGTTTGTATGGTAGGGATAATGATAAAAAGGCGATAATAGAGTTGCTTATGACTGATCAATCTGGTAGTAACAAAGTTGGTGTAGTCCCGATTGTGGGTATGGGTGGGGTCGGCAAGACCACCCTTGCTCAGATGGTCTACAATGACGAGATGGTGGATGAACATTTTGAGATGAAAGCATGGGTCTGTGTATCAGAAGTGTTCGACATTGTAGGAGTGACAAAAGCTATTCTTGAGTTTGTCACTAAAAGCCCGTGCGAATTTAAAGCCTTGGCTCAAGTTCAAGATGTGCTAAAAAAGGAATTGGCTGGGAAAAAGTTCTTGATTGTTCTTGATGATGTGTGGAACAAAAACCATGGTGACTGGAGCAGTTTAAAGAGTCCTTTCAATGATGGGGCCCCGGGAAGTAAAGTCATTGTAACAACACGCAATAGTGATGTTGCATTTACAATGGCTGGACCCAATAAATATCACTCCCTAAAAGAACTATCCGAGGATGAGTGTTGGTCTGTGTTTGCACAACATGCATTTGAGGGTAGAAGTATGGATGCAAATCAAAATTTGGTTTCAATTGGTAaggaaattatgaaaaaatgtAAAGGTTTGCCTTTGGTAGCTAGGACACTCGGTGGCCTTCTACGGTGCAAGTTGACCGAAGATGAATGGAAAGGAGTATTAAATAGTAAACTATGGGAGTTATCAGAAGAGGAAAGTCACATTCTTCCAGCTTTGAGATTAGGTTACTATCACCTCCCTTCGCATTTGAAGAAGTGTTTTgcatattgttccattttgcCAAAGGATTACGAATTTGAGGAGGAGGAACTAGTTTTCTTGTGGATGGCAGAAGGCTTAATTCCGAAGCAAACAGGGGGAAGGCAAATGGAAGATCTTGGTTGTGAGTACTTCCATGAATTGTTATCGAGGTCATTTTTTCAATCATCAAACAGTGGTGAACAATTTGTTATGCATGACCTCATCAATGATTTGGCTCAATTTCTTGCAAGAAAAACTTGTTTTAGGCTAGAGGATAAGCTGATCAAAGAGAATGAAGGAGATGAAAGTATCAGTAAGGCTCGGCATTCATCCTACTCACGTGGGTATCGTGATGGCATAAAGAAGTTTGAGGCCTTTAAGAAAGCCAAAAATTTGAGGACATTTTTACCATGTGGGCCTAGATATGAATATGGGTCCTACTTGACTAGTGACGTTCCCCTTCATCTATTACCTTGTCTCAAACGTTTACGTGTGCTTAGTTTGCAAAGATATCGAATAGGTGAACTTTCCAATTCGATTGGGGATTTGAAGCATGTGAGGTACCTTGACCTTTCATGTGCCTTGGTTTTAATGTTACCAGAATCAATAGGCACTCTCTACAACCTACAAACgctaattttgagagattgtaaAAATCTTAAGAAGTTGCCTGCAAACACTAGTGACTTGATTAGTTTGCGTCATCTTGATGTTACTGGTGCACATTCCTTACAAGAAATGCCaccaaaaataggaaaattgaCAAGTCTCCAAACTTTCTCAAACTTCATTGTTGGCAATGGCAACGGGTCCATGATAACTGAGCTGGGCAGCCTGATTTATCTTAGAGGGACACTTAGCATATCAGGGTTGGAGAATGTGACAGATGCTCCAGATGCGAGGAGGGCCATCTTGAAGGATAAACAAGGTTTAAATGTGCTAAGGATGGAGTGGAGTAACATCTCGGATAATTCTCACAACGAAAATGTTGAATCACAAGTGCTTGATATGCTAGAGCCTCACAAGAATTTAAAAGATCTTTCCATTAATGGTTACGGTGGCTTCACATTCCCAAATTGGATTGGGAATTCCTTGTTCTCCAACATTGTCTGCTTGAAGTTCCAAAATTGTGAAAAATGCACTTCCTTGCCACCTTTGGGGCAGTTACCCTCACTTGCAAAACTCTACATTCAAGAAATGAAGGCGGTAGGTAATGTTGGACTTGAGTTCTATGGCTTGGGTTGCTCAAATCCTTTTCCAGCTTTGGAGATTTTAACCTTCAAAGACATGCCCGAATGGAAAGAGTGGACTTCTTTCGGAGTTGAGGAGGGAGCTCAAGCATTTGCTCGGCTATCAGAGCTCTCCATTAAAAGATGTCCCAAGCTTTCGCACGAGTTGCCAAGAAATCTTCCTCGGTTAAGACATCTGGATATTGAGGAGTGCCCGGCGTTAGTGGTTGCGTGGATCCCAAACCCTCAAGAACTGAATGAAGTGAGAAATATGCTTCACTTTGATTCACTCGTGTCTTTGCATCTATCAAATATTTCGATTGCCGACTCCATGGGTAGTTCAGATGTTTCGATAGCCGACTCCTTGGGTAGTTCAGAAGTTGGTGATCAAGTAGTGCTAAGAAACTCAAGTCATAGCCTCTTGAGCTCGCTGACTTCCCTGAATTGGGTTTTCCAAGGGCTGACGGGACTCCAAGAATTATTTCTCTGCGGTTTCGAAGAACTCACAACATTGTGGGAGGATGAGGTGAGACTACAAAACTGTCTCCCTGCCCTCCGACGTCTCACTATTGTAGTCTGCCCCCAACTTATTTCCTTGTTTGCaggaggagaagaaagagaTAACCTCAAATCTCTTCAAGAGCTTTTCATCTCCCGGTGTCCAAGCCTCACCTCTTTCCCTGTCTTGCCGTCTACGCTGAAAGAGTTGCATATTCATAACTGTGATGGGCTGGTGTCCCTGCCTGATTTGACGTTGCTTAATAATCTTGAGAAGCTGTACCTTTTGTCCTGTCCATCCCTGCCGTGCTTAAGTTCCGGAAGTGGGCTCCCGCCCGCTCTCAAAGAACTGACGATTAATAGGTGTGCAGAGCTAAAGTCGCTAATAGCAGAGGAGGGGATTAAGATCAACTGTCCATCTCTTGAATCTGTTAAGATCTGGGGTTGTAATCGCCTCAATACCCTACCAGATGTCATGCAAAGTAATAATGGTCTCAAGAATCTCAGTCGAGTGGGGATATGGAACTGTAAGAATCTAGAGTCCCTTCCGGAAGGATGGTTTCCCACAACCAATTTCAGGTATTTTAATATCTATAGCTGCGAGAAACTCGAGCCCCTTCCAAACCACGCGTACAACAACCGCCTCGCTTCTGTTGAAGAGCTGTCCGTAGGTGGTTTTCCTGCGGGTACAGGACTCCTCTCCCGCATTCTGGATGAAGGAAGTTCCTCCAACTTTACCAACCTCACTAAACTTACCATCTATGATGTCGACATCGGTAAGCTGTGTGGCTTGCACCGATTGTACTCTCTCAGAGAACTCTCCCTCGAGAATTGTGATTGGGTGTCCTTTCCAGAAGATGGGATGTTGTCGTTTCCCTCCTCTCTAGTCGAACTGCGCATCCAGAGCTTCCCAAATCTGGAGAAGCTATCTTTGAAGGACTTTGAAATTCTCGTCTCTCTTGAACGACTTGAAATCAGAAATTGCCCCAAGCTCACGTCTATTTCAGAGCCAAGACTGCCTCCCTCGCTTTTGAAATTGTTCATCGAGTGGTGCCCCAAGCTTGCATCGTTTCCGGAGCAAGGGCTGCCTCCCTTGCTTTCGGATTTGTGTATCTCTGGCTGCCCCGAGCTCGCATCGTTTCCGAAGCAAGGGCTGCCTCCCTCGCTTTCTGATTTGGTTATCTATAAATGTCCCAACTTCGCATCGTTTCCGGAGCAAGGGCTGCCTCCCTCGCTTTTGCGTTTGCGGATCATAGAATGTCCGATACTGAAACGACAATGTGAAAAGAGGAAAGGCCCATATTGGAGCTTCATTGCACACATTCCTGAAGTCGAGATAGACCATAGATTCGTCTTTGACCCAAGCAGCTAA